Proteins encoded by one window of Anopheles maculipalpis chromosome 2RL, idAnoMacuDA_375_x, whole genome shotgun sequence:
- the LOC126567632 gene encoding uncharacterized protein LOC126567632, whose translation MTEIGLWKTEALIKPHYLRSHFSSLTQILPIPVVVVLASPTDAEHTAHQPPNAGSNMEDLYHRILDDNEFSSHANVRFNRHSEARDRQLSGSPYLRRENEPPVPPRWQDPSTSTQTRINNNRKINLEPYRAPASLDNVMSSFDELTVEDRGSPGRSVDSSVALDDVQEQRAMFEREGLADVLRDPELHEERHRVLVNSYTENHFPAYRRHRRSLLRRRSIRLKESDKESEPKSPSYGGGDASSMIPNSDTASAKPQPNHAADANSNVHSNLPQHAGPTAGTSNSQTSSPSVKTDTANASPTGGRSATQDATKKVEHLSTVTGTTERAIMLPQSSTPAPTVSAGHQRHPAGIAIDSFNLLDDSVYITPAHGHRNDSGGTSQRLPSLGTDLTLDANGNIFGRENFDEQIIFLNGPDLLETSAEQQQQQQQQQQQDSPGDDAERRQLAGKVAREVAREVAGLEVDGFVADEPQALPLRPIIRGPSDEHVVEDNVVVVYADQHETVRLNCEVDADVTSSVWLKDGQIVHVMDKKSRTADIRFVREPLGALTISNVMLEDDGVWQCEAENARGFFFNGRPIKLIVLDPPKEPYLLIDSRRLDAGNMFIPVKENSELGLACVSEGGNPKPTLTWEVLLSPGIDRHAQKISSEVLELQEIKKDKDKEPYKINAGAISEVKLPAVFRVHHNARILCIMEHPTLKVRQNASILLDVQYTPSFAITRTPGFGYPLREGIEVSLKCDVDSNPPSTPLWQKDDGDPPVPQTGDGFLNFSSIRREHSGWYKCTSRHLNFQYSSIGYYLSVRYEPVDVTSEPVEQDLPMSPSSSSSSSSSSSSSSVSVASAAGGTLPGGSSTGGASSGVTGTDQSGTNSFKGGQMEVELGGSVTLQCPQGSLGCWSHLDPLTARLKGLGAGIYTPTGQFSLKDVVYQDAGTYKCVGQNSNNRKKLEVLQTVSIAVKGAPSVSARNTTPVAYPGSPLHLSVEFCANPPAYAARWLHGDRVYTPGNQYGTDVLAYGFIDLPTPFCKEARLTYVHMHEKVPRTFYFIVSSPGGVAEAVFKVNYTLKHKQMGSSSSGASASGAGSGSFGSPFSLSSSSSSSSGSGTAVNGGSSGYKINTNTINTVPGNGLDDDEELMEPEEIHFPIFGTGSSARGREALPVVLLALSSLLCSGLARTLINGPYYCL comes from the exons GTTCGTTAACACAAATCCTACCCATTCCGGTTGTGGTGGTGCTCGCGAGCCCAACCGATGCAGAACACACAGCCCATCAGCCACCCAACGCAGGAAGCAATATGGAAGATCTGTACCACCGAATACTAGATGACAACGAATTTAGCTCCCATGCAAATGTGCGCTTCAATCGGCACAGTGAAGCACGCGACCGGCAACTGTCGGGATCGCCCTATCTGCGACGTGAAAATGAACCTCCAGTTCCACCGCGATGGCAGGATCCATCAACGTCAACGCAGACGCGAATAAACAATAATCGTAAGATTAATCTGGAGCCTTATAGGGCTCCCGCTAGCTTAGATAATGTAATGAGCAGCTTTGACGAGCTCACCGTAGAAGACCGTGGGTCCCCGGGTCGCTCGGTGGACAGTTCTGTCGCGCTCGATGATGTGCAAGAGCAGAGGGCAATGTTTGAGCGTGAAGGGCTTGCCGATGTGTTGCGTGACCCGGAGCTGCACGAAGAGCGTCATCGGGTTCTCGTGAACAGCTACACGGAGAATCACTTCCCTGCCTACCGACGGCATCGCCGATCGTTGCTAAGACGTCGGTCGATCCGTTTGAAGGAATCCGATAAAGAGAGCGAACCAAAGTCACCCTCCTACGGCGGTGGAGATGCTTCGAGCATGATACCCAACTCCGACACAGCTTccgcgaaaccacagccaaacCACGCCGCGGATGCTAATTCCAATGTACATTCGAACCTTCCCCAACACGCTGGACCTACGGCAGGAACTTCCAATTCGCAGACCAGCTCCCCTAGCGTTAAGAC AGATACAGCCAATGCGTCACCGACCGGTGGACGTTCCGCCACCCAAGATGCGACGAAGAAAGTCGAACACCTTTCAACCGTAACCGGTACGACTGAGCGAGCAATTATGCTGCCACAATCTTCAACCCCCGCACCAACTGTCTCCGCCGGCCACCAGCGGCATCCGGCCGGCATCGCTATCGACAGTTTCAATTTGCTAGACGACAGCGTGTACATCACGCCCGCCCACGGTCATCGCAATGACAGTGGCGGCACATCGCAACGGTTGCCTTCGCTCGGTACGGATCTGACGCTTGACGCGAACGGGAACATTTTTGGCCGCGAAAACTTCGACGAGCAAATTATCTTTCTCAATGGACCGGATCTGCTGGAGACAAGtgctgagcagcagcagcagcagcagcagcagcaacagcaagacTCGCCAGGAGATGATGCTGAACGGAGACAACTAGCAGGGAAGGTGGCACGTGAAGTTGCCCGAGAGGTAGCCGGCCTGGAGGTGGACGGGTTCGTGGCAGATGAACCTCAAGCGCTGCCGCTGAGACCGATTATACGCGGCCCGTCCGACGAGCATGTGGTGGAGGAcaatgtggtggtggtgtacgcCGACCAGCACGAAACGGTCCGGCTGAACTGCGAGGTTGATGCCGATGTCACCTCGAGCGTTTGGCTCAAGGACGGTCAGATAGTGCACGTGATGGACAAAAAGTCACGCACCGCCGACATCCGGTTCGTGCGGGAACCGCTCGGTGCGCTTACCATCTCGAATGTGATGCTCGAGGACGATGGCGTGTGGCAGTGTGAGGCGGAAAATGCACGCGGTTTCTTCTTCAATGGGCGACCAATAAAGTTGATTGTGCTCG ATCCTCCGAAGGAGCCGTACCTTCTGATCGATTCCCGGCGGCTCGATGCGGGCAACATGTTCATCCCGGTGAAGGAAAACTCCGAGCTGGGGCTTGCCTGCGTAAGCGAGGGTGGCAACCCCAAGCCGACGCTCACCTGGGAAGTGTTGCTTAGTCCCGGTATCGACCGGCATGCACAGAAAATATCCAGCGAAGTACTGGAGCTGCAGGAAATCAAGAAGGATAAG GACAAGGAACCGTACAAGATCAATGCCGGTGCCATATCGGAGGTGAAGCTGCCGGCCGTCTTCCGGGTGCATCACAACGCTCGCATCCTCTGCATCATGGAGCATCCGACGCTGAAAGTGCGCCAAAACGCATCGATTCTGCTCGATGTGCAGT ACACACCCTCGTTTGCCATCACGCGAACGCCCGGCTTTGGGTATCCGCTACGGGAGGGCATCGAAGTTTCGCTCAAGTGTGATGTCGATTCGAACCCGCCCAGTACGCCGCTGTGGCAGAAGGACGATGGGGATCCGCCGGTACCGCAAACGGGCGATGGATTTCTCAACTTCAGCTCGATCCGGCGGGAACATTCGGGCTGGTACAAGTGTACCTCGAGGCATCTCAATTTTCAGTACTCGAGCATCGGATATTATCTCAGCGTTCGAT ATGAACCAGTGGACGTAACATCGGAACCAGTCGAGCAGGATCTGCCCATGTCACCGTCCTCCTCTTCATCCTCGtcgtcttcctcctcctcctcctccgtgTCAGTGGCGTCCGCCGCCGGCGGTACACTGCCGGGAGGTTCATCCACCGGTGGCGCTTCATCCGGCGTCACAGGAACGGATCAGTCCGGTACCAACTCCTTCAAAGGAGGTCAAATGGAAGTTGAGCTCGGTGGGTCTGTTACGCTGCAGTGTCCCCAAG GTTCACTCGGTTGCTGGTCGCACTTGGATCCACTTACAGCACGGCTGAAAGGACTCGGCGCTGGCATCTACACACCTACGGGGCAGTTTTCCCTCAAGGATGTTGTCTATCAGGACGCGGGAACGTACAAATGCGTCGGCCAGAACTCAAACAATCGCAAAAAGCTTGAAGTGCTGCAGACGGTTTCTATCGCTGTTAAAG GAGCTCCAAGTGTAAGTGCCAGAAATACGACGCCCGTTGCCTATCCTGGATCACCACTTCACCTGTCGGTGGAATTCTGTGCCAACCCTCCGGCGTATGCCGCTCGATGGCTTCATGGTGATCGGGTCTACACGCCCGGAAATCAGTATGGAACTGATGTCCTTGCCTATGGTTTCATA GACCTGCCAACGCCGTTCTGCAAGGAGGCACGTCTGACCTACGTGCACATGCACGAGAAGGTTCCGCGGACGTTCTACTTCATCGTGTCCTCGCCAGGCGGTGTTGCCGAAGCCGTGTTCAAAGTCAACTACACGCTCAAACACAAGCAAATGGGGTCCTCGTCCTCGGGTGCATCCGCTTCCGGGGCCGGTTCCGGCTCGTTCGGTAGCCCATTCTCGCTGtcctcctcgtcgtcgtcgtcgtccggtTCGGGTACGGCAGTTAATGGGGGCAGCTCGGGGTACAAGatcaacaccaacaccatcaacacGGTGCCCGGCAATGGGttggacgatgatgaggagCTGATGGAACCGGAAGAGATTCACTTTCCTATCTTTGGCACTGGTAGTAGTGCACGCGGTCGTGAAGCGCTTCCTGTCGTATTGCTCGCACTGAGCAGTCTATTGTGCAGTGGGCTGGCTAGGACGCTCATCAACGGCCCTTATTATTGTCTATAG